The following proteins are co-located in the Heteronotia binoei isolate CCM8104 ecotype False Entrance Well chromosome 21, APGP_CSIRO_Hbin_v1, whole genome shotgun sequence genome:
- the INS gene encoding insulin encodes MAFWIRSLPLLALIAVLAPIASHAFPSQHLCGPQLVEALLLICEDRGFYYDPKERRNIEESLANGVGALSFQPQDMKKRGIVEQCCENVCPLYVLESYCN; translated from the exons ATGGCATTCTGGATCAGATCTTTGCCTCTCCTGGCACTGATTGCTGTTTTGGCTCCTATTGCTAGTCATGCTTTCCCCAGTCAGCATCTGTGTGGCCCCCAACTAGTGGAGGCACTCCTCCTTATCTGTGAAGACCGGGGCTTCTACTATGACCCCAAAGAACGACGGAACATTGAAGAATCCCTAG CAAATGGAGTGGGAGCACTGTCATTCCAGCCACAGGACATGAAGAAAAGAGGAATTGTGGAGCAATGTTGTGAAAACGTCTGCCCTCTCTATGTGCTAGAGAGCTACTGCAACTAG